In a single window of the Olivibacter sp. SDN3 genome:
- a CDS encoding EamA family transporter, with the protein MKYYLSAVLGFAIWGTFALVLKPLSAYAALDILIHRVIFAAISIVLACFIFRRKQTSASIHYLRTTSRKERMNLMVNILFSAVMLALNWFLFIYVMNAVSVNATSLAYLICPIVATVLASLFLHEKLNKGQWFAVLLSLVSCIILAYGHFMDLVYSMVIAVSYAIYIVLQKNTFKMDKFFTLTIHVVVSTILLLPILTVIDTAVPKTITFYSFVAIIAVGYTIIPLFLNIFALKGLDSSVVGTLLYLNPIISFLLAVLYYKEPVNTVQIIAFGMIFTAVVIFNLAYLYRRKSNTTLKYAENKL; encoded by the coding sequence ATGAAATATTATCTATCTGCCGTATTGGGCTTTGCTATTTGGGGTACTTTTGCATTGGTATTAAAGCCTTTAAGTGCTTATGCCGCTCTGGATATTCTTATCCATCGTGTAATCTTTGCCGCGATCAGCATCGTTTTAGCCTGTTTTATTTTCAGAAGGAAACAAACCTCTGCCAGTATCCATTATCTCAGAACAACGTCGAGGAAAGAAAGGATGAACTTGATGGTGAACATACTCTTTAGCGCCGTTATGCTCGCATTGAATTGGTTCCTGTTTATTTACGTGATGAATGCGGTCAGTGTCAATGCCACTTCTTTGGCCTATCTGATCTGTCCCATCGTAGCCACGGTTCTGGCAAGCCTTTTCTTACATGAAAAACTGAATAAAGGGCAATGGTTTGCAGTATTGTTAAGCTTGGTTAGTTGCATCATCCTAGCGTACGGCCATTTTATGGACCTGGTTTACAGCATGGTGATTGCTGTTTCGTATGCAATTTACATAGTGCTCCAGAAGAATACGTTTAAGATGGATAAATTTTTCACATTGACCATCCACGTCGTCGTAAGCACCATCCTGTTGCTCCCAATATTAACGGTTATTGATACCGCTGTTCCGAAAACAATAACGTTCTATAGCTTTGTTGCGATCATTGCTGTGGGTTACACCATTATTCCACTGTTCCTCAATATTTTTGCCTTAAAAGGATTGGATTCTTCCGTTGTCGGCACCTTGCTATACTTAAATCCCATTATCAGTTTCTTATTGGCAGTTCTTTATTATAAAGAGCCCGTCAATACGGTACAGATCATCGCCTTTGGAATGATTTTTACGGCTGTCGTGATTTTCAACCTCGCCTATCTGTATAGAAGGAAAAGCAATACCACGTTAAAGTACGCTGAAAATAAGCTTTGA
- a CDS encoding CGNR zinc finger domain-containing protein — MPTAKTIENMPLDGGIACLDFVNSGFDTEKDTIVERLRDYSDLLTLSERLSLLDKEKIGALRILSTTHIEEGERVLTVAREVRQVFFKVFTALATGMLDKLNQEILKAFNGYISRAYSNQSFFIEGSQLKRDWKKDRVDLWQPLWAFLLSAHDLLVNRDQQYIKKCRACEWLFIDETKNHRRKWCDMQACGSLEKSKRYYQRKKLKKT; from the coding sequence ATGCCAACAGCAAAGACTATAGAGAACATGCCTCTTGACGGAGGAATAGCCTGTCTCGATTTCGTTAACTCCGGTTTTGACACTGAAAAGGACACGATAGTGGAAAGACTGCGCGATTACAGCGATCTACTTACGCTTTCTGAAAGGTTATCGCTGTTAGATAAGGAAAAAATAGGGGCCTTGAGAATACTTTCTACAACCCATATTGAAGAAGGCGAACGGGTCTTAACCGTGGCACGTGAAGTGAGACAGGTATTTTTCAAGGTATTTACCGCTCTCGCAACAGGCATGCTGGATAAGCTTAATCAGGAGATTCTTAAAGCATTTAACGGATATATTTCGCGAGCATATTCAAATCAATCTTTTTTTATCGAAGGGTCTCAGCTAAAAAGGGATTGGAAAAAAGACAGGGTAGACCTTTGGCAACCATTGTGGGCATTTTTATTGTCAGCACACGATTTGCTGGTTAACAGAGACCAACAATACATTAAAAAATGTAGGGCATGCGAGTGGCTGTTTATTGATGAGACTAAAAATCATCGGAGAAAATGGTGTGATATGCAGGCGTGTGGAAGTCTAGAGAAGTCAAAACGATACTACCAGAGAAAAAAACTGAAAAAAACCTGA
- a CDS encoding EamA family transporter gives MVNKKGYNRITMILAFIAIYFVWGTTYLANLFGLESMEPFVLSSLRYLVAGLLLLTWVIGKRLIWPDLYGIKVLSVSGVLMLVGGSGLVVFAEQYINSGYAAVVVASEPFWFVLLDKKHWKFYFNNRNILVGLFSGFSGIVLFSYFSPESGIAGTADKLVGTTILLVSAVLWVVGTLYANKRMRTGTSNITNSAIQLLAAGTFSALIAFCLGEWNRFTVHDISLKAWSGLIFLIFMGSMVAYMAFTWLVTIQPPAVVSTHTYVNPMVAVFIGWLIADERIVPHQIYAFVLVLGGVLLTQIERKISLNPNQIKEIT, from the coding sequence ATGGTCAACAAAAAAGGTTACAATCGCATTACCATGATCTTGGCGTTCATAGCCATTTATTTTGTTTGGGGGACGACGTATCTCGCCAATTTATTTGGCCTTGAAAGTATGGAGCCATTTGTACTTTCTTCTTTGAGGTATCTCGTCGCTGGTTTATTATTGCTTACCTGGGTAATTGGCAAAAGGCTTATCTGGCCTGATCTATATGGGATAAAAGTCTTGTCTGTAAGCGGAGTCCTTATGCTGGTCGGTGGCTCTGGGCTGGTAGTGTTTGCCGAACAATATATTAATTCAGGTTATGCTGCAGTAGTCGTGGCGTCAGAGCCATTTTGGTTCGTGTTGTTGGATAAAAAACACTGGAAATTCTATTTTAACAACCGCAACATACTTGTGGGGCTTTTCTCGGGTTTTTCCGGCATTGTTTTGTTCTCCTATTTTTCGCCGGAATCCGGAATTGCCGGAACTGCTGATAAATTGGTCGGAACCACTATTTTACTGGTCAGTGCCGTTTTATGGGTAGTGGGAACGTTATACGCAAATAAAAGAATGAGAACTGGAACCTCTAATATAACGAATTCTGCAATACAACTATTGGCGGCCGGTACATTTTCGGCGTTGATTGCTTTTTGCCTTGGCGAATGGAACCGTTTTACAGTCCATGATATAAGCCTGAAGGCCTGGTCCGGATTGATCTTCTTGATATTTATGGGTTCAATGGTGGCATATATGGCTTTTACCTGGTTGGTTACCATACAGCCGCCCGCGGTCGTGAGCACGCATACTTATGTCAACCCGATGGTCGCCGTTTTTATTGGATGGTTGATAGCTGATGAACGGATCGTTCCCCATCAGATCTATGCCTTCGTGCTGGTTTTAGGAGGCGTTCTGCTTACGCAGATAGAAAGGAAAATTAGTTTGAATCCAAATCAGATTAAAGAAATCACGTAG
- a CDS encoding ABC transporter permease, which yields MHAGFILLIACINFINLSTVKSASRAREVELRKVLGSYRRSLMMQFPAESMLYSLLSIVLGVLMAWLLLPFFNPLAGKQLVFPWTSVWLFPAILLSAIRVGLLAGVYPAAYLSGMSSMRSKR from the coding sequence ATGCACGCCGGGTTTATCCTGTTGATTGCTTGCATAAATTTCATCAACCTATCTACCGTCAAATCAGCCAGCCGTGCCAGGGAAGTGGAGTTGCGTAAAGTCCTTGGCTCCTACCGCCGTAGTTTGATGATGCAATTCCCTGCCGAATCCATGCTGTACAGTTTACTGTCTATCGTGCTCGGCGTATTGATGGCTTGGCTGCTCCTGCCGTTTTTCAACCCGCTCGCTGGCAAGCAACTGGTATTTCCATGGACAAGCGTATGGCTGTTTCCAGCTATTCTACTTTCAGCTATTAGGGTAGGGCTACTTGCAGGAGTTTATCCCGCAGCCTATCTCTCCGGGATGAGTAGTATGAGGAGCAAAAGGTAA
- a CDS encoding peroxiredoxin — protein sequence MIKYLLLLSAFLLFFNPKTTKAQDAKPFKVVGSIDTVPGASYYVDYRYNPDSLVYDTVNLDENGHFILSGYITEPTTISLSIDNIYDKNYLGNWRCYSFWVEPDKEIYFEGLRGFDKQIVRNSETQRLSEELRLKAEPLSTQLASLDKKIRSNAYTEEDRRVYDSLARERDEMNIQFIDTHPNTFFAASLLHGYIRNDPSFYARGERLYNKLTPEVKATKKGQVLQELLRKQLSVQLGEQLEDFSLADTAGNSVSLSNYKGKYVLVEFWASWCTPCRRENPNLVKSYNEYKSKGFEILAVSFDQKQEDWINAIREDGLPWTHVSELQNLWNSAIAKKLLVTSVPDNFLLDREGRIIGRNLRGEELNQKLDTITAAD from the coding sequence ATGATAAAATATCTTTTGCTCTTATCAGCTTTTCTCTTATTTTTCAACCCTAAGACCACTAAGGCACAAGATGCCAAACCGTTTAAGGTGGTAGGTTCGATAGATACTGTTCCGGGCGCATCTTATTATGTAGATTACCGCTATAATCCCGATAGTCTGGTTTATGACACCGTTAATTTGGATGAAAACGGGCATTTCATTTTGAGCGGATACATCACTGAACCAACGACCATATCGCTTTCTATAGACAATATCTATGATAAAAACTACCTGGGCAACTGGCGGTGCTATTCTTTTTGGGTGGAGCCGGATAAAGAAATCTATTTTGAGGGCCTTCGTGGTTTTGACAAACAGATAGTTCGGAACTCGGAAACGCAGCGATTAAGTGAGGAACTCCGCCTTAAAGCGGAGCCACTCAGTACTCAACTGGCTTCGTTGGACAAAAAAATCAGATCGAACGCTTATACCGAAGAGGATCGCCGCGTATACGACTCATTGGCGAGAGAACGTGATGAAATGAATATTCAATTTATTGATACGCATCCGAATACATTTTTTGCAGCAAGCTTACTGCACGGTTATATACGAAACGACCCTTCGTTTTATGCACGTGGGGAGCGCTTATATAATAAGCTAACGCCTGAAGTCAAGGCAACAAAGAAGGGCCAAGTTTTACAAGAGCTTCTCAGGAAACAACTATCAGTGCAATTGGGGGAGCAGTTAGAGGATTTCTCTTTGGCTGACACGGCAGGTAACAGCGTCAGTCTTTCCAACTATAAGGGCAAGTACGTACTGGTAGAATTCTGGGCCAGCTGGTGTACGCCATGTAGACGCGAAAACCCGAATCTTGTTAAAAGTTATAATGAGTATAAATCGAAAGGCTTCGAGATTCTAGCGGTTTCGTTTGATCAGAAACAGGAGGACTGGATAAACGCAATCAGAGAAGATGGGTTGCCTTGGACACATGTTTCGGAATTGCAGAATCTATGGAATAGTGCTATTGCAAAAAAACTACTTGTTACATCGGTGCCAGATAATTTTCTACTCGACCGGGAAGGAAGGATTATCGGAAGAAATTTACGCGGAGAGGAGCTGAACCAAAAACTAGATACCATCACCGCGGCAGATTAA
- a CDS encoding zeta toxin family protein has protein sequence MPNLYIIAGCNGAGKTTASYTVLPEILNCKEFVNADIIAAGISPFNVESVALEAGRIMLNRINELIEERVDFAFETTLATRSYVSLIRNARDRGFNVILLFFWLDSPEQAQKRVAKRVASGGHHIPDDIVARRYKRGVVNLFELYIPICDEWMVFVNMDVSPELIAKSDSLGKEIYNTELWERIERQGHDKY, from the coding sequence ATGCCAAATTTATATATAATAGCAGGTTGTAATGGTGCTGGCAAAACAACAGCTAGCTACACCGTTTTACCCGAAATCTTGAATTGTAAAGAATTCGTAAATGCCGATATAATTGCGGCTGGGATATCTCCCTTTAATGTAGAGAGTGTTGCTTTGGAAGCAGGTAGAATTATGCTTAATCGAATTAATGAGCTAATTGAAGAACGAGTCGATTTTGCATTTGAGACAACCCTGGCTACCCGTAGTTATGTTTCATTGATTCGCAATGCGAGAGACAGAGGTTTTAATGTCATTTTACTTTTTTTCTGGCTGGACTCTCCAGAACAAGCCCAAAAACGTGTAGCAAAAAGAGTTGCAAGCGGGGGACATCACATTCCTGATGATATAGTAGCTAGACGATACAAGAGGGGTGTTGTCAATTTATTTGAATTGTATATACCCATATGCGATGAATGGATGGTTTTTGTTAATATGGATGTAAGCCCTGAATTGATTGCAAAGTCTGATTCACTTGGAAAAGAAATTTATAATACCGAACTTTGGGAAAGGATAGAAAGACAAGGCCATGATAAATATTGA